A single window of Microplitis demolitor isolate Queensland-Clemson2020A chromosome 7, iyMicDemo2.1a, whole genome shotgun sequence DNA harbors:
- the LOC106693982 gene encoding golgin subfamily A member 6-like protein 7: MELRKKMEAKKEEIKGEIEKVKKNIRVRDEEWKREKEELFKVIESLEERINKFEYGEENNDGHARYGGEQKEQRYRLEEEAIRRKQDIIEKEVERMKRIIEAQEKKERKNNIVIRGLKVNDAKVVEETEEFLKENLEVRVKLRVAFKQGKEGKKFIVAKLNCWEDEEEIIKKKSQLK, translated from the coding sequence ATggagttaagaaaaaaaatggaagcAAAGAAAGAAGAGATTAAGGGAGAAATcgagaaagtaaaaaaaaatataagggtAAGAGATGAAGAATGGAAACGGGAAAAAGAGGAATTATTCAAGGTTATCGAATCATTAGAGGaaaggataaataaatttgaatatggaGAGGAGAACAATGATGGTCACGCAAGATATGGTGGTGAACAGAAGGAGCAAAGATACAGATTAGAAGAAGAGGCAATACGACGTAAACAAGACATAATTGAGAAAGAGGTTGAAAGAATGAAGAGGATTATAGAGGCACAagagaaaaaagaaagaaagaataaCATAGTTATTCGAGGCCTAAAGGTCAATGATGCAAAAGTGGTTGAAGAGACAGAAGAGTTTTTGAAGGAAAATTTAGAAGTTAGAGTTAAACTGCGCGTGGCGTTCAAACAGGGAAAAGaaggtaaaaaattcattgtgGCAAAATTAAATTGCTGGGAAGATGAggaggaaataataaaaaagaaaagtcaACTAAAATGA
- the LOC103578096 gene encoding uncharacterized protein LOC103578096: MVDLGKELGKGQTGRLVIGKEKFWCLEYADDIVLLATSEGELKEMMERLEKYLDRKKLILSEGKSKVMVCRKSGERKKNSVWRWKDKEIEEVVEFSYFGYVFKSSRSCQGQIDNLVKKATIVCKST; the protein is encoded by the coding sequence ATGGTGGACCTAGGAAAGGAACTAGGAAAAGGGCAAACAGGAAGGTTAGTGATAGGAAAGGAAAAATTCTGGTGCCTGGAATATGCAGATGATATCGTGTTGTTGGCAACAAGCGAAGGAGAATTGAAGGAAATGATGGAAAGATTGGAAAAATACCTGGACAGAAAGAAGCTGATCTTGAGTGAGGGCAAGTCTAAGGTAATGGTATGCAGAAAATCAGGGGAAAGAAAGAAGAATTCAGTTTGGCGATGGAAAGATAAAGAAATTGAAGAAGTGGTCGAGTTTTCATACTTTGGTTATGTGTTCAAAAGTAGTAGGAGTTGTCAAGGTCAGATTGATAATTTAGTGAAGAAGGCAACAATAGTGTGCAAGAGCACATAG